CTTCTTACAAACAAACCATCTTAAGTAGATCGTGGTACTAATAAAATTACTGAAGCTCCTATAAGACATATTACTGCTCCGAGTATATCCCATTTATCGGGCATATTTCCCTCTGCTAAATACATCCAAAATAGTGAAAAACATATATAAATTCCTCCATAAAATGCATAGGCTCTACCGGCAAATTCTGTTTCAACTACAGTTAACGAATAAGCAAACAACCATAAACATAATGTACCCGGTATAAGCCATAGAATGGATTTACCTAGCTTAAACCAAGCCCAAAATGTATAACACCCAGCAATTTCGGTAATAGCAGCAATTATCAAAGCAACATATTGTATTTTTAAAATCATAAACATAATAAAAGTTAAAAAAATTATATCGGTTAAAGCCAATATTTCTACTTCAAAAATATTTTATTATTATCTTTATTTTCTTTAATAAGTCGATGATTTCAATGTGCAAGTTAAATATTATCCTTTTTTCATTTTGAAATTAAAAATTACCAGTGACATTATTAAACTTAAGGAATTAACCAAGTGGAGTAAAAAATGGCACAAAACAACACCGATAACCATATAGAGAAAATGAAAGATACAATTACTGAACTTAAGAATGAATTAAAGTCTAAAGAAGGTGTGCAAAATATAATAAAGGGAGCAAGTATGGCCAAGGAAGGAATCGAACAAAGTGCCTATGAACTGGGTAGTAAAATCAAAGAAGAAGTAAATAAGAGTCAGGAATATGCAAAAAACACCCTACATTATGTAGAGGAGCAAGCGAAAAATCAACCATTCTTAGCCATAGGAATTTCCTTCTTACTTGGCATGATTGTATCGCGTTTATGTAAAAGCAAATAGGTCTAGAAATGAATTTAAAAAAGCTTCTTGGATACCTAGC
This window of the Rickettsiales endosymbiont of Stachyamoeba lipophora genome carries:
- a CDS encoding YnfA family protein; the protein is MILKIQYVALIIAAITEIAGCYTFWAWFKLGKSILWLIPGTLCLWLFAYSLTVVETEFAGRAYAFYGGIYICFSLFWMYLAEGNMPDKWDILGAVICLIGASVILLVPRST